One part of the Dermacentor andersoni chromosome 2, qqDerAnde1_hic_scaffold, whole genome shotgun sequence genome encodes these proteins:
- the LOC140212780 gene encoding uncharacterized protein isoform X2 produces MAHVCDRAAIGDDDRRCEFCSKLFILRKNMLQHIRSVHKMAVDVKKLMKCDVCGTSLPTMEKYSVHQIAAHNFEADYVHLVFRNNKEFHEWKAEEEGSQNFWFILPRDPKKLASGETRIHYYCNRSGEARKKEGHSDRREKSQGSCRSVCKHIHCVVIANPTSSNKAHESSPEEACEILCYEMRRCKIKTPCRFHNAFKKPRKAWR; encoded by the exons ATGGCGCACGTCTGTGATCGAGCTGCTATCGGCGATGACGATCGTCGCTGCGAATTTTGCAGCAAACTATTCATACTGAGGAAGAACATGCTGCAACACATCAGGagcgttcacaaaatggccgtggatgtcaagaaattgatgaaatgcgacgtatgtggcacttccctgcctacaatggagaagtattcggtgcaccagatcgctgcgcacaacttcgaggctgattacgtgcacctggtgttccggaacaataagg aatttcatgaatggaaagcagaagaagagggtagccaaaacttctggttcattttgcccagggaccccaaaaagctggccagtggagaaacaaggatccactattactgtaatagatcaggcgaggcaaggaaaaaggaaggtcaTAGTGACCGTCGGGAGAAAAGTCAGGGGAGCTGTAGGTCTG tgtgcaagcacattcactgtgtggtcatcgctaatccaactagcagcaacaaggcccatgagagctcacccgaagaagcatgtgag atcttgtgctatgagatgaggaggtgtaaaataaaaacaccgtgtagatttcacaatgcctttaagaaaccacgcaaagcttggagatga
- the LOC140212780 gene encoding uncharacterized protein isoform X1 yields MSFIYYRHNYRPTPEGTTIKVRYQRNHYGHKPEIQHLRMSDKEKASVAENLERGVPMKTILKRVRTSVASKLRPVHLAECSTLHNIKQQFNIAAPKHCHTSDAVSVDMWVLVMKEKGETLVRLYKAQGAVDPSGTFPSADFALVLMTESQKELLEKLGSAGTVCLDSTHGTTEYQFELTTLLVLDKIGSGVAIAYFICNRMNEQTLTAFFKYLESAMAKKVAAKTLISDDASQFYKAWSMVMGAAKQKLLSAWHMDNNWRKKILECVEKQLRPHVYHSVWLLLEFLAEKAFEDYFKQFLSSEEEKLRDFLKYFNDHYAVRPQEWAYCFRIRAAVNTNMHLESKRRTLKHTMLERKQNKHGDKLISALMDLTNHFLMKRAIQMMKGAKGKKLSRIQKNHRSGREMAACAKLNEDGCAKLNEDGI; encoded by the coding sequence ATGTCTTTCATTTATTACCGTCACAATTACCGTCCGACACCTGAAGGCACCACCATAAAAGTCAGGTATCAAAGAAACCATTACGGTCATAAACCAGAAATTCAGCACTTGAGAATGAGTGACAAGGAAAAGGCCAGCGTAGCAGAGAACCTAGAAAGGGGTGTGCCCATGAAAACCATTCTAAAGCGAGTAAGAACATCTGTGGCATCCAAGCTGAGGCCCGTGCACTTGGCAGAGTGCTCAACCCTGCATAACATCAAACAGCAGTTTAACATTGCTGCTCCTAAACATTGTCACACTAGTGACGCTGTCAGTGTAGACATGTGGGTGcttgtgatgaaagaaaaaggtgaaacacTTGTCCGCCTGTACAAGGCACAAGGTGCAGTGGACCCAAGTGGTACATTTCCTTCAGCAGACTTTGCTCTTGTTCTGATGACAGAGTCTCAGAAGGAGCTACTAGAAAAATTGGGCTCTGCAGGTACTGTATGTCTTGACTCCACACATGGAACTACAGAGTACCAGTTTGAGCTGACCACTCTTCTGGTGCTAGATAAAATAGGATCAGGTGTAGCTATAGCTTATTTCATCTGCAACCGGATGAACGAGCAAACTTTGACAGCATTCTTCAAATATCTGGAGTCGGCCATGGCCAAAAAAGTGGCTGCTAAGACATTGATATCTGATGATGCGTCGCAATTCTACAAAGCATGGTCCATGGTCATGGGTGCCGCAAAACAGAAACTTCTCAGTGCCTGGCATATGGATAACAATTGGCGTAAGAAGATACTCGAGTGTGTAGAGAAACAGCTAAGGCCACATGTTTACCATAGTGTGTGGCTACTATTAGAGTTCCTcgcggaaaaggcatttgaagattattttaagcaattcctttctagtgaggaagaaaaactgagggacttcctgaagtacttcaatgaccactatgcagttaggccgcaagagtgggcctattgctttaggattagagcagctgtcaacactaacatgcaccttgagagcaagcgcaggacgttaaagcatactatgctggagagaaaacagaataagcatggtgacaaacttatttctgccctcatggacttgacaaatcattttttaatgaaaagggcTATCCAGATGATGAAAGGGGCAAAGGGTAAGAAGCTGAGCAGAATTCAGAAGAACCACAGGTCTGGCAGGGAAATGGCAGCTtgtgccaaattaaatgaagatggctgtgccaaattaaatgaagatggcatatag